The stretch of DNA GCATAGCCCAAATTAAGGATCCGCTTGAGTAAATTAACTTTTTCGAAATCAGTTATTGCAGGGACGTTGGCATTTATCTTAAGTACCACTACAGCGGTTACCTACGCTAACAACGATCTGCCTGATTTAGGTACTGCCGCAGTAAACACCTTCAGTTTAGAGAAAGAAACTGTATATGGTGATGCGTACATGCGTGTTATCAGGGCTTCAGCCCCAATGCTCAATGATCCCGTGCTTAACCAGTACCTAACAGAACTGGGCAATAAGCTGGTAGCGCATGCAAGTGGGGTGAAAACACCTTTCTATTTTTTCTTACTGCGTAATGATGAAATTAATGCTTTTGCCTTTTTTGGTGGCCATGTTGGCGTACATACTGGTTTGTTTCTCAATGCTGATACCGAAAGCGAACTTGCTTCAGTGCTTGGCCACGAAATAACTCACGTTACACAGCGTCACTTAGCGCGCTCGCTTGAAGCTCAGGATAAAAGCTCTACTGCCACTATAGTGGGGATGTTAGGGGCGATATTATTAACCATAGCCTCACCTCAAGCGGGTATGGCAGCCCTTGCAACGACCCAAGCGTTAGCTACTCAAGCAAAAATTAACTTCACTCGTTTACACGAAAAAGAAGCTGACAGAATCGGCATGCAGATTTTAGTTGATGCCGGTTTTGATCCCAATGGCGCTGCCAATTTCTTTGGTAAACTTGCAACCCGCTATCGATTCACCACCAAGCCACCACAAATGTTACTGACTCACCCTTTACCAGAATCACGGATTTCAGAAGCCAGAATTAGAGCACAGCAATACCCGTTAAGACATATCCCAGATAATTTGAACTTTCAGCTAGCAAAGGCACGAATTCAAGTTCGATTCTCTGGTTACAGTGAAGCTGCAGTGCTATCGATATTCGAAAAACAGTTAAAACATAACCGTTATAGTTTTAAAAGTGCGGCTGAATATGGCAAAGCACTCGCACTCTTTAGAATGGATAAATTTGACGAATCGGAAGAGATGATTGACGAATTGTTAAAAAGTGCCCCGAACAATTTGTTTTTCATTGATACGAAAACCGATCTATTGACTCAAAAAGGTGATTTTAAAGGCGCTATAGCGTTACTGCTTAAAGAGCAACAAATAAAACCAACCTCCAATGTGGTTAATACCAACTTAGCCAATGTTTACATAGAAGATGACCAAACCGAAAAGGCGATCCCATTACTCGAAGATCTTATCTTTCTTGACAAGCAAGATCAGCTTGCCTATTTACTCTTGTATCAGGCTTATAGAAAGAACGGCAACAAGGCGATGGAACATTATGTTAAAGCAGAATCTTTAGCGCTAGCCGCCGATTATAAAACAGCAATCGATCAACTGAACTTTGCCTATAAACAATCCAAAGATAATCCATTGCAGCTTGCGCGAATTGAAGCCAGAATAAGACAATTTAGACAAGCAGACAGAGCAATGGAAGCCTTGCAGTAACTACTGTTTATTGTGACTCACATCACTAATTACAGTATGATGTCGGCAATTTTAAAATAAGAATACAATGACTATGACAAGTGTAAGCATTATCCACAATCCTAGGTGCTCAAAAAGCAGACAGACGCTGGCTTTATTAGAAGAGCAAGGCTGTGATATTCAAGTCATTGAATATTTGAAAACACCTCTCTCGGCAGATGAAATCACCAGCGTACAAACCAAGCTTGGC from Shewanella sp. Choline-02u-19 encodes:
- a CDS encoding M48 family metalloprotease, which produces MSKLTFSKSVIAGTLAFILSTTTAVTYANNDLPDLGTAAVNTFSLEKETVYGDAYMRVIRASAPMLNDPVLNQYLTELGNKLVAHASGVKTPFYFFLLRNDEINAFAFFGGHVGVHTGLFLNADTESELASVLGHEITHVTQRHLARSLEAQDKSSTATIVGMLGAILLTIASPQAGMAALATTQALATQAKINFTRLHEKEADRIGMQILVDAGFDPNGAANFFGKLATRYRFTTKPPQMLLTHPLPESRISEARIRAQQYPLRHIPDNLNFQLAKARIQVRFSGYSEAAVLSIFEKQLKHNRYSFKSAAEYGKALALFRMDKFDESEEMIDELLKSAPNNLFFIDTKTDLLTQKGDFKGAIALLLKEQQIKPTSNVVNTNLANVYIEDDQTEKAIPLLEDLIFLDKQDQLAYLLLYQAYRKNGNKAMEHYVKAESLALAADYKTAIDQLNFAYKQSKDNPLQLARIEARIRQFRQADRAMEALQ